CtcgtactaaaataatataaaatgtattttaaataccagtcaaatagcctattgaactGTACATATGACACCGTACGTTTGACCCCCGCAGACTGACTACATGACGACTCTGGAGAAGGAGCACGATTACCGCGACGAGCACTTCGACTTCATGCAGCAGTGGATCCGAAGGTTCTGCCTTCGTTACGGCGCGGCGCTGTTCTACACGAGCGCGAAGGAGGACAAGAACTGCGACCTGTTGTACAAGTACCTCACGCACCGGATATACGGCCTGCCCTTCCGGACGCCAGCGCTCATCGTCGAGAAGGACGCCGTCCTGATGTGAGTTAATCCACTGACTACCGCGAAACAACAACACTTACtggggtgattgagccagtgtaacaggcacaagggacataacatcgtagtttCCAAGGTTATGTAAATAATGCTTCATGTTTCTTACGGCGCAATTGTCTACGGGTGgtaatgaccacttaccatcaggtggcccaaacataaaaaaaacttttttttaatggaataggttggcggacgagcatatgggccacctaatggtaaatggtcaccatcacccatagacaatgacgctgtaagaaatattaactattccttacatcgtcaatgtgccaccaaccttgggaactaagatgttatgtcccttgtgcctgtagttacactggctcactcacccttcaataacaacggaacacaacaatactgcgtactgatgtgtagcggtagaatatctgataagtgggtggtacctacccaggtgggcttgcacaaagccctactaccaagtaaatgtACATGACAAATATTTGGCATTGGtggtatcaaattatttatatgaacgaTCAACAATACTTTGTGTGTCATTATGaagtttattaactttattttaattgtaagaatGAAGtacattcttattttttataataataaacacataaatattaaaaatatatatgtaataaagaagattaatatttcacataacaataaaatacctacttggcggtagggctttagGCAAGCTGTCCGGGTAGTAGCTCACTCATCACATACTACCGCTACAAAGCGATACTTCGTACTGTTGTTTCGGCTTGGAGTACTGTAAGATAGTGTAATTATAGACACGAGgggtataacatcttagttcctaggGTCATTTAAATAATCAAGGTCAGGCGATATAAGGAATTTTAATGATGCCTGTGATGTTGGAAGGAACTTTTTCCCTTTATATGGCAAAATTTACCAAATTAGCCACTTATATCTCCAATggattaataaatagatttgtaATAAAGATGGAATAGATATCTTTAGACATTACTTTTGTTTATTGACCCTAAAGTagagttacaaataaaaaaacaaagatcAGTCtccataaaatacattttagctAGTGTATGATGTACCTAAGTATGATcagtaattagtatttatttgtttcagacCTGCTGGGTGGGATAGTATGAAAAAAATTAgtatattgtatgaaaatatgCAAACATGCAAGCCGGACGACTACTACAGAGATGTTATCGTGCAACCGGCCACGAGGAAGGTGAGTTATAATCACAACGACATTTTACACacttattactatattattttgtaccaCCACATAGCAGCAGTCAGTATTGCTGCATTCTCCTTTGAATAGTGAGTGACcagtgcaaaaaaaaaaaaaaattaatttattttgttttaatgttaacaaaaaaacaaaatcatactatttttattacagtaataATGTCACATTTTAAGGAATTACTGAAATTCTTATTTACCCTTTCAATTAAGCTTGCGTTAGGACCGACGACATAGCTCAAAGAGTTATGATCGAACTTGCAATTGACgcctaaaaataattcaatgagaATGtccaatcataatatatttaagctgagatggcccagtggttagaacgcgtgcatcttaaccgatgattgcgggttcaaacccaggcaagcaccactatatatacgtgcttaattgtgtttataattcatctcgtgctcggcggtgaaggaaaacatcgtgaggaaaactgcatgtgtctaatttcatcgaaattctgtcacatgtgcattccaccaacccgcattggaacagcgtggtggaatacgttccaatcactctccttaatggaagaggaggccttatctcagcattgggaaatttacaggctgttactttactttacttttactttacttaaggAATTGCGTTAGGGCCGTGGACGACATAGCTCAAGGAGTCAGGATCGAACCTGCTGAcgcttaaaaataattcaattaaaataatatcacttcTCATGAGATTGATATATTTAGCCATAACAGCaatagttttaagaaaaaattagtCTTTTTGCTCAATtagtattaagattttttattttttacttttatttgtttttaattttgagtgatttattaattgttttttttttattcctttataattcttgcatatttttgtttatattttaaagatttattaatgtaggagtgtaatgttttataatttgaaatgtaaaatgtaaacacctgtagtggtgtatcaTGAATTTATTTCTTGCTTTTTCTTAAtgttttgtgaatatgccgatggtgtttcgaaaactataaataaacaaataaaatgtccaGTCATAACATGTTTAATGGTTAATACTGTCACGCTGCGGTTGACgcctaaaaataattcaatgaaaatgtCCAATCATAACATATTTAATGGTTAATACCGTCACGCTGCGGTTGACgcctaaaaataattcaatgaaaatgtcgaatcataatatatttaatggttaATACTGTCACGCTACGGTTGACgcctaaaaataattcaatgaaaatgtCGAATCATAACATATTTAATGGTTAATACTGTCCAACTAATCTGCTTCAAcgcttaaaaaaattcaatgagAATGTCCAGTCATAACATATTTAATGGTTAATACTGTCCAACTAATCTGCTTCAACGCTTAAAAAAATCCATGAGAATGtccaatcataatatatttaatggttaATACTGTCACGCTGCGGTTGACGcctaaaataattcaatgagaATGtccaatcataatatatttaatggttaATACTGTGACGCTGGGGTTCCAGAGCGGCGGGCACCGCGAGGCGGAGGTGTCTGCGGAGGACGAGCAGGCGTTCCTGCAGCGCCAGCTGGCCGCGCTGCAGGCCGGagcgcccgcgccgcgcgccgaCTCGCCGCTCCGCGCCGCGCAGCGCACCACCGCGCAGGTACCCACTACGCGCCATTTTGTATTCGCTCTCATTTTACTAAATAAGTTCCATCGATTCACTGATACACGATTACTTGTGTTCTATTTCGTCTtagacaataggctatttgactagtttttaaaatttttttttcattttatattatttagtagaggttaaggaatcctattgaaaaataaaggaaaaagttgtgttttttatttctagtacatttgcatttgccgaaaaatatcgtattaaaaattccatatttaaatacgcGCGAAAACGCTGCTTGggcaatatggcgctgcaaaggggtcggtgacgtcactttgctgtatttcaatttgtggtacatatagtagaaaagcaaggtttacaagaaagtgacttcatcataggcccggccaatcaggagcgttttgtgtcacgtgacaaacctttgaaaaaatgcatttttatttattgatttttgattaaattaagtattattttcaattttcgttagtaaatttttaaactcataatatacagtgattacaataattcgcaatttatttttcggattgtcaaatagcctattattgcATGAGCTAGTGTCACTAGTCATCGATGGTGATTATCgtagcaataaataataatcctcTCTAATGacaaatgagctgagatggctcagtggttagaacgcgtacatcttaaccgatgattgcgggttcaaacccaggcaagcaccactatatatatatatatgtgcttaattgtgtttataattcatctcgtgctcggcggtgaaggaaaacatcgtgaggaaacctgcatgtgtctaatttcatcgaaattctgccacatgtgaattccaccaacccgcattggaacagcgtggtggaatatgttccaaaaaccctctccttaatggaagaggaggccttatctcagcagtgggaaatttacaggctgttacttttttttttacttttctaatGACGAATGCAAAGTTCTCCGCAACAAAGTGTGACGTAATGGTTGCGACGCAGCTGGACGGCGCGAAGATCGGCATGGGCCCCGGCACGCCGGGCAACGAGGGCGTGCTGGCGAACTTCTTCAACTCGCTGCTGTACAAGAAGACGGGCTCGCCGGGCGCGCGCGCCGCGGACGCGTCGccggccgccgccgccgcgcgctcCGACGCGGCCGCCGAGCTCGACCGCCTCACGCGCACCaagcgcgcgccgccgccgctcgACCTCAACTCCTCAGACTGCTAGCGCGCAGGTGCGTACCCTGTGCTTACTCACCGCGATAACTTCACTCAATCCAAGGAGAGATAGCATGAGAAATTCAAGTTATCCCCCCCCCCTACCACCGCGACGACTTGACTCATTTGGTGAGATAACTTGAGAAATTCAAGTtatccccccccccccttcaACGTAATACAAAAAGGAATTTTGTGCTTACTCACGCCGACGACTTGACTCAATCAGAGGTGAGATAACATGAGAAATTCAAGttatcccccccccccccctaccACCGCGACGACTTGACTCATTTGGTGAGATAACTTGAGAAATTCAAGTTATCCCCCCCCCCTACCACCGCGACGACTTGACTCATTTGGTGAGATAACATGAGAAATTCAAGTTATCCCCCCCCCCTACAACGTAATACAAAAAGGAATTTGAAATGATAATTAGCCTTATTTATGGAAATTTCAAGTTGTTCCTAGGGGAGACATTCATTAAGATTTGTCACTACCTTTACCTCCTGGTCTCCACTGGGAGCCCAA
The nucleotide sequence above comes from Vanessa cardui chromosome 7, ilVanCard2.1, whole genome shotgun sequence. Encoded proteins:
- the LOC124530794 gene encoding cytoplasmic dynein 1 light intermediate chain 2, with protein sequence METNGQANGVKSKKKENGDGKDNLWSAILEEVQNQGNTKLPSNKNVLVLGDNETGKTTLIAKLQGVEDPKKGSALEYAYIDVRDEYRDDHTRLSVWVLDGDPGHKNLLKFALNEETFPHTLVLLTVAMTTPWGVLDQLQSWASVLGDHIDKLDLTPEQSLQSKKQQVQKWQRYTEPGDELEPTASSPMKRSSRNLSDELESDDEDNPLPEAVLTTNLGLDIVVVATKTDYMTTLEKEHDYRDEHFDFMQQWIRRFCLRYGAALFYTSAKEDKNCDLLYKYLTHRIYGLPFRTPALIVEKDAVLIPAGWDSMKKISILYENMQTCKPDDYYRDVIVQPATRKSGGHREAEVSAEDEQAFLQRQLAALQAGAPAPRADSPLRAAQRTTAQLDGAKIGMGPGTPGNEGVLANFFNSLLYKKTGSPGARAADASPAAAAARSDAAAELDRLTRTKRAPPPLDLNSSDC